The sequence GACCTTAACAATTTAGTGTACTTGTTAGGTTGTGGCATTAATCACTATAGCACTGAAGTTGAGATTCTTAATGTGGGGAGGCTCCTCATTTCTAATGTACCGATTTAAGCCTTAGCATGGGAAGTTAACTTTTTCTAGGTTTAGTATTGGATTGTTTCCatgatttaaaagaatttttggtTAGAAGATTGAATGCTACTCATTCATGAATCTACATAACTTGTTAAATAAATGCAGTTTTATATAAACTCTGTTGAATTTGAATGTATGGGGATGCTGTATTTCTGATGCTAAAAAGCAGAAATTCTTGAACATCGGCGGATGTGTTTGCATTTGATTGAAAAGATCTCTCAGCTTATTGTGTCTCCTCATGCAGTAGTCTTACTCAAAATGGCTGTGGGAAACcatttcaaaataatagagtTCCTTAGATATGAGTTGTAGAGGTGATAAAACTTTGAACTTGGCCCTGCTTGATTTAGGTTAGCTAAACTATCAGAAGGTCAGTTGATAGGTGGAAGGCTTGAATGTCTATATCACGGTTGGCAATTTGAGGGAGAGGGTTAACTGTTCCATTATACCTCGGGTCCGTTTCATTGTAAATGCTCTCAGTTTCCATTACATGATATGCTCTCCTTGTCTTTCTATATCCTAGTTAATGATTACAATTTTCGCTACAGCTTCCTGCAAATGCTAAAATTCCTCTATCAGCTTGTGTCAAAACCTACGAGGTGAGGGAATTGATATCTCTGAAAACACCACCAAAGGTAAATAAATTTCCCTGGTTTAAGAACTTTGCCAGGCCAGGTTTCTGATACCTGCGATCACTCAATACTTCTTGAAAATCTGAAGGATCCAGCACATATTCCAGCTCGCATGATAGGACAGACCTGTCGGCAAAAAAGGAGAACGCCCAGCCACTACGTTTTGAGGTGACTGAACGTAATGACCGAGCATTTGCAGGGTAATGAGGTGGGGGGAATGCCCAAACATTGCCAAACTTCGTATGGTTTGAAGCCCCATGTATCCTATCCAATAACTGAGAATTCTTTGACGAGAAGGGAGTGGAACAGTACTTCACAGACCCTTTTCTTTGCAGACCTACTGGACGAGGAAAATCCATGCTTATTGCGAGATTTGGAGGAACAACAAGGCTTCAAATCGCAAACTGGATCTCCGAATGGTTCTTTCATCAGAGGGGCACCTGGTGTTCGAGCAAGATATGGGATTCCGTCATCCCAAAATCAGGTTTTAATGAAAGAAAGGTCCCCCGCAGAGAAATTGTACCTAATTTGAGGTCTTCCGATACATGGGTAGCGGAATACAGGAAATGGATGGACAGAATTGGACACGGAATGCCCTATCATTTCGGGCACAACACCATTTCTTTACCTGAATTGCCTGTTGTCGGAGTACATGCACCAGCTGGTCTTATTGCTGGAGCTTCAGCTTAGGGTGGTTTTGGGACAATGCACGCTCCCTATTTGACCAAACAATATTTCCGGCATGTAATTCATCGCAAGGCAAGCAGTAGTGCTCTCTCTGCAATCTCTCTTGCATTGACTGCATTAGCTATTCTAGTGCCTGGAAGGCAGAGGAAAGCCTTCTTATTAGTTTCAACAAGCTTATGCTTGGCTGGAGTTTAGCATGCCCAACTCTTGTCAAAATGAGCACAACGAATTTCATAAGAACACAGGAGATTCTGAGCCAGCAATCCGTGAACATCTAGTCTGTTTCTGTAGTTTTAGCAGAGGAAGATGATAGAACAACATTCACAACCTCGTGTATATCATCAAGTGAATTATAGGTGCTCTCGTTCTTGTTTTCTTGTCAGTAATAGGAGCTGCAAGTTTGATGTTTCATATTTGGATTGTATCTGCATCATTTTCTGCAAATCATGCAGTTCAAGTGGGTTTGATATAAAGGTTTATGGGCAGCAAAGAATTTCTCCGAAACCAAGCATATTCAATGCGTATAAATTCTcacaagaaacaaaattgaagATGGCCCACGACTAACTTGGACAAAGTGAGAGTTGCTGTCGGATTTCTTAATCTCCAAAGCTTCTGGCAGACTCTTAACCTGAACGTCTTAAATTTGTAGAGTAAAATATAAAGCCACGTGAGAGGAAGATGTGTGGTCAGGAATGGACAAGCATTTTGCAAGGCAATGGCTAACTGACCCACTGAACTTGCTGTCCcaatatcaatatcaatatcCTCCTCTTCTCCACTGGCTCCGCTCCTGGATTTTTCTACAggcctctctttctctcctcctCCTTTCTCCTTTCTCCTCCATGGCATTATCACTGCACCTATCTCTCTCCCACAAAAATTTCTCGAATCCCTTTGCTTCCTTCTCCCCCGCCACTAAACTACCAACAACAATACACATAAACAGCCACCTGCTTAAATCAATACACTCAAAGCCTTACTACATAAAGAAGTGTCATGCAGTTGCAGATGCCCCAACGGCCATTCCTCCTTCACTTGATGCAGAAGATGATGCTCATGGGGTTCTCATCGGTCCCTCTAGTGAGGAGGAAAGGAGAGGGGATGGAGTGGTGGTAGACTATAATTGGACTGAAGAGTGGTACCCGCTTTACCTCACCAAGGATGTGCCAGATGATGCACCTCTAGGTCTTAATGTCTTTGATAAACAGTTAGTGTTGTATAAAGATGGCCAAGGTGAGCTGCGATGTCACGAAGATCGGTGCCCTCACAGGTAATCTTATAGCATGAGCTCTAGTTTCTGCTTCTTATCAATTCAATGCTGTTGCTTTGGTTGGATCCCTAACTTGAGTGTCCAGAGACATAACAGAATTGCTTAGATTCTTCTTTTGATCATCACTTGATTAATTTTGATTGGTTGTAGGAAATTTGATAACGTACCCTTTTAGGAAGCTTGTAATTGCTATTGATTAACACATAAATATCCTTTTAATTATTGATGTAGAATAGTAACCTCAAAATTCATTGAAACATCAACTGCACAGTGAACAGAACCTTAAAACTTTGACTCGCCTGATGATAGGTTGGCGAAACTATCAGAAGGTCAGTTGATCGACGGAAGACTTGAATGTCTATACCATGGTTGGCAGTTTGAAGGGGAGGGAAAATGTGTAAAAATACCTCAGGTCTgtctttcattttcctttgttttgtgcATTTTGTCTTTTTCTATCATAGGGTGGATTTATTTTCATCAGTTGTCTATGATTCTTGCATTTCTTAATATGCTAGTAATTCTAGCACAAAAGCCTCTTTTATATTCCAGTTACGGATGTTGATGAATTCTTCTACAGCTTCCTGCAAATGCTAAAATTCCTCAGTCAGCTTGTGTTAAGACATATGAGGTGAAGGAATCACAAGGAGTTGTTTGGGTATGGATGTCACTAAAGACACCACCAAACTTTGAGAAGGTTCCCTGGTTTGAGAACTTTGCCAGGCCAGGATTTCAAGATACTTCAACCATTCATGAGCTTCCATATGATCACTCCATACTGCTTGAAAACCTCATGGATCCGGCACACATTCCAATCTCACATGATAGGACAGACTGGACTGCCAAAAGGGAGGATGCCCAGGCACTGCGATTTGAGGTGACTGAACGCACCCATCGAGGTTTTGCAGGGAGGTGGGGTAAGGAAAAGGATCAAAAACTGCTAAGCTTCTTACGGTTTCAAGCTCCGTGTGTTCTATCCAACGACATAGAATTTGCAGATGAGAAGGGGGTGACACAGTACTTCACTGGCCTTTTTCTTTGCAGACCAACCGGACAAGGAAAATCCATGATCATTGTCAGGTTCGGAGCAACAAAAAGACCTCAAATGGCAAAGGTGATCCCTAAATGGTACTTCCATCAAAATGCGTGCAAAATCTTTGAGCAAGACATGGGATTTCTGTCATCACAGAATGAAgttttaatgaaagaaaaggttCCAACAAAGGAATTGTACATTAATTTGAAGTCATCAGATACATGGGTAGCTGAATACAGGAAATGGATGGACAAAGTTGGACATGGAATGCCTTATTATTTTGGCCACAACACCATTTCTTTGCCAGAAGTACCTGCTGTTGTAGAACATGCACCAGCTGGTCTTGTCGCTGGAGTTTCAGCTTCTTCACCAGCAAAAGGTGGGATTGGAACAATGCACGCACCCAACGTGAACAACCGATATTTCAGACACGTAATTCATTGCAGGGGATGCACTAGTGTAGTAAAAAATTTCCAAGCTTGGAAAAATGCCCTCTCTGCAATTTCTGTTGCATTGACTGCATTGGCCATTCTAGCATCTGGAAGGCAATGGAAGACCTTTCTCTTAGTATCAGCAAGTCTGTGCTTAGCTGGAGTTTATGCATGCTCAACTGCAATTGCAATGAACACAACAAACTTCATAAGAACACACAGGAGATTGTAAGCGAAAAAGATAGTCATAGCACCTCTTGtaagtttatataatttcagGTCAGGAAGATACAAGAAAGTATCATTGTATCAATTCTCCATCCATGATCTCAAGGTTTTTTCTAATGCTTTCTTTTATAGGCACCTATCAAGCTTTCTCAATTAATGGGAAAGGATGCTTTTCTGTAATGTTACTAGCATGCGATGACTTTGAACCGGGTTGTCAGAGCAACTGTTAGGCGATCGAAGAGAATAACTAAAGGCAAAAATTCCTGGAAAATTTTCAAATACTAAATCAGCAAAAGAATTTGTAGTTTTACAACTGTGATTTAAGGGGTGAACATCCTGCCCCATGCAAACTTGATTGCAACCTGCGATTAAGACTAAGTTTCAATCCAATCAAATcactacaaagaaaaaaaaaaaaacaaaacaaaacaaaacattcaGCCTCAGAGAAATCCAAAGAACCTGCTATCAGCTTTGGTTCTTGAGAGGAGCTGCAATGACTAACCTGGGATTCATGGCAATCTGATGATGGTATGACCACCTGAGCTTGAACTTGGGCATCGCTGCAACTCATCATATTCAACCTCTTCAAGTGTCTGCAACAAACAGAAGAATTTAGAAGATAACAAGAACAAACAGATATAACGAAGCAGAGTTCAACCCCAGCAACTAGCATAATGAACACATCCGGCCATGAAAATCAAAGACGAATAAGAAAGGAAGAAGACAATGTAGGTTTCTATTTGAGCATTTACATCCCATCCATGTTAGCAAGAAGCATCACTATCATAGAGAAAATCCAGTCAATTAATGATCATGATGCGCCTACTTTAATAATCAACATGAAATTGACCAAATTTATATTACAACAACTAGAGGATATCCTTggtcaaaaatcaaaatgaaagttTGCAGAAGATACTAATAGCAGCTAAAATCACACCAGTAAAAACTCTTAATTCTGATGAAATAACACTGCCAATGATGAGAACATACATAACTTTCTTTACTTCCTCCACAAAATTATCTTGTAAATAACTAATCTTCATGGGAGATAAACATCATGAAATATCCGTGAAGCATCGATTTTATACCATTTTAGCCAAGAAgcaatatgacaaaaaaaaaaaaacatcaagttgCAATGCCAAACACAGAGGCTTTACATACATGCTTCTTACAGAGTTTGAGCTGTTACATTAGGGGTTTGAACATAAGGTTTTGGATCTTaggttaatttaaaactaatcaGAAGACCAAGCTGTGCTTTATGCACACAAATACAGAGAGAAATTAGGACAGTTTCATTGAAAGAGCTTCGTAGACTTTGCAAAACACTAAAATGGGAAAAATGGGGGGAAATGAACCAAATTTTTATTACAATAACCAAAGGATATCCTTGGCAAGcatcaaaaatgaaaatttgcaGAAGCAGATACTAACAGGGTATGAAATAACACCAGCAATTATCTTGATTCTGATGCAAACAGCATTCATACTAGTACgaatatgaaaagataaaacattACTAATAGAAATGGAAAACCCTTCATTTATTTACCCTCTTTTGGCCTTATCTCAATCCCCTCAACAATCAGCCCACCTTTCCAATCACCACCCTTAACCTCTTGAACACTCATTTCCAGTTCTCCATCTTCCCCTTCCTTGCAAAAGAACTCCCCCAGCTCAATCTCCAGCCATCCATCTTCCCTTTTGTTTGGATATTGTCCATTATTTTCTCTCGCAGGTTCAGATGCTGGCATCCCCACAATCCGGCAACGGTTGAACAAGCCGATGCGCCTACTGACAAAATGGTATTGCTGCCGCCACCCTCTCTCTGAATCCAAATACACATTTCTCTTACCTCTTTCACTACCGACAAGTCCCACCCCCACCTCCACTGGCTGGTAATCCAATCCATAAAGTCCTCTTGTTGGCCTGAACACAAGGTAGGCTGTGTATAATGTTGCTGGAGACAGCATAGTAGCATTGATTTTCCCAAGGATTTCAAGCCAACATACACTAATCAGCTCCGCCACTTCTCCAAATCTATGAGAATccaacaaaatcataaaattacaaaaaaaaaaaatagaagctaTATCTTGGgaagtgaaaaaaaagatagacaAACCAACCTGGAGGAAGGATCAGAATTCCATTTCCAGTAAGTAGGAGTATCACCCCATACAATTGTCAGATCTCTTGCAGAAAGCATGTAGCATTTCTTCCCACTCTTTTTTTCCAATGAAAAGCTCTATTCCagaaaaagtacaaaaaaagaacataatttctTATCTCTTCTCCAATCTAAATTTCCATCCCACTTATCCAATGAACATTTTTTGTCCATCTTACAAAATTCTCTTTGAAGAAccaaaatttattctttttatgttaAGTCCATTTTGATCCAATTGAAGAAGGGactacaaaatttattttttttatctcattttcaTATCCAAATTCTAATGTCAGAACAATCTTCTTCCATCCAGATAATTCTCCATAGATTTTTCCTTTCATAATTTCAAATTAccatcaaatataatttattttctcaatccaAGATGTGAAATAATCTTGTCTTCGTCTTATCCTGTCCACTTCCATTAGTATACTTAGAAAGACAAGGAAGGTTGACAAGAAGTATACCTTTTT is a genomic window of Populus alba chromosome 18, ASM523922v2, whole genome shotgun sequence containing:
- the LOC118051149 gene encoding protein TIC 55, chloroplastic; its protein translation is MDKHFARQWLTDPLNLLSQYQYQYPPLLHWLRSWIFLQASLSLLLLSPFSSMALSLHLSLSHKNFSNPFASFSPATKLPTTIHINSHLLKSIHSKPYYIKKCHAVADAPTAIPPSLDAEDDAHGVLIGPSSEEERRGDGVVVDYNWTEEWYPLYLTKDVPDDAPLGLNVFDKQLVLYKDGQGELRCHEDRCPHRLAKLSEGQLIDGRLECLYHGWQFEGEGKCVKIPQLPANAKIPQSACVKTYEVKESQGVVWVWMSLKTPPNFEKVPWFENFARPGFQDTSTIHELPYDHSILLENLMDPAHIPISHDRTDWTAKREDAQALRFEVTERTHRGFAGRWGKEKDQKLLSFLRFQAPCVLSNDIEFADEKGVTQYFTGLFLCRPTGQGKSMIIVRFGATKRPQMAKVIPKWYFHQNACKIFEQDMGFLSSQNEVLMKEKVPTKELYINLKSSDTWVAEYRKWMDKVGHGMPYYFGHNTISLPEVPAVVEHAPAGLVAGVSASSPAKGGIGTMHAPNVNNRYFRHVIHCRGCTSVVKNFQAWKNALSAISVALTALAILASGRQWKTFLLVSASLCLAGVYACSTAIAMNTTNFIRTHRRL
- the LOC118051151 gene encoding putative F-box protein PP2-B12 isoform X2, whose translation is MAIMSSREEDMSLDVLPEACIANVLSFTCPRDACRLSMVCSLFKEAEESDVVWERFLPRDYQSIISKSDASSMLLASASSKKLLYLMLCEKPLIIEGGKKSFSLEKKSGKKCYMLSARDLTIVWGDTPTYWKWNSDPSSRFGEVAELISVCWLEILGKINATMLSPATLYTAYLVFRPTRGLYGLDYQPVEVGVGLVGSERGKRNVYLDSERGWRQQYHFVSRRIGLFNRCRIVGMPASEPARENNGQYPNKREDGWLEIELGEFFCKEGEDGELEMSVQEVKGGDWKDT
- the LOC118051151 gene encoding putative F-box protein PP2-B12 isoform X1, with the protein product MAIMSSREEDMSLDVLPEACIANVLSFTCPRDACRLSMVCSLFKEAEESDVVWERFLPRDYQSIISKSDASSMLLASASSKKLLYLMLCEKPLIIEGGKKSFSLEKKSGKKCYMLSARDLTIVWGDTPTYWKWNSDPSSRFGEVAELISVCWLEILGKINATMLSPATLYTAYLVFRPTRGLYGLDYQPVEVGVGLVGSERGKRNVYLDSERGWRQQYHFVSRRIGLFNRCRIVGMPASEPARENNGQYPNKREDGWLEIELGEFFCKEGEDGELEMSVQEVKGGDWKGGLIVEGIEIRPKEDT